From a region of the Sporanaerobacter acetigenes DSM 13106 genome:
- a CDS encoding FeoA family protein encodes MENASLTQLNPGDSCTIKKIYAGNYATKRLYEMGLNTGAELKVIKNDTGPVIVSLFGNKIAVGRGLAEKIMIAI; translated from the coding sequence ATGGAAAATGCATCTTTAACTCAATTAAATCCTGGTGACAGTTGTACAATCAAAAAGATATATGCAGGAAATTATGCTACTAAACGTCTATATGAAATGGGTTTAAACACAGGAGCTGAACTCAAAGTCATAAAAAATGATACTGGACCTGTAATAGTTTCCTTATTTGGAAATAAAATTGCTGTAGGTCGTGGGTTGGCAGAAAAAATAATGATTGCTATTTGA
- a CDS encoding FeoA family protein, which produces MPSLNEMPLGSKIKVKELSKEASVRKRLLEMGVVPGIEVEVVGKAPLGDPIEIIVRGYKLTLRKDEAANIFVE; this is translated from the coding sequence ATGCCAAGTTTAAACGAAATGCCTTTAGGCTCAAAAATAAAGGTTAAAGAACTATCAAAAGAAGCTTCTGTAAGGAAAAGATTATTAGAAATGGGCGTAGTTCCTGGAATTGAAGTTGAAGTTGTAGGAAAAGCCCCACTAGGAGATCCTATTGAGATAATAGTTAGGGGATATAAACTTACTTTAAGAAAAGATGAAGCGGCAAATATATTTGTGGAATAG
- a CDS encoding heavy metal translocating P-type ATPase — protein MKINLNISGMSCAACAQRIERALLKTEGINSAVVNLLGEKATIEYDEDKINPIEIVNIIEKTGYEIRFEKMVLLVDGMSCAACSQRVEKALNKVEGVINANVNLTTNKATVFTASNDLRAEELIKAVEKAGYHAEVEVKRNPDKEKEIREKEIKTLKTLFIFSAILSIPLFSAMFFHMAGFHTILSNGYFQLVLATIVQFTAGLKFYKGAFKAIRGGGANMDVLVAMGTSAAYFYSVYNLFSGVEEYYFESSAMIITLILLGKTFEAVAKGKTSEAIKKLMKLQPKVARVLKDGVEVDIPMEDVKVGDIVVVRPGERIPVDGTIVEGSSSIDESMLTGESIPVDKSVGDEVVGATINKYGTFKFEAKKVGSDTALAQIIKLVEDAQGSKAPVQRLADKISGIFVPTVLLVALGTFLIWYFVKGDFSHALISAVAVLVIACPCALGLATPTAIMVGTGKGAEKGILIKGGEYLERTQELDTIVFDKTGTLTKGEPEVTDIISFGENEEDILKLAAISEKNSEHPLGQAIVNRAKEEKLVLKEAENFLAIPGKGIHAIIEGKHVYVGNKKLMEESSISVATQENELLRLEDEGKTAMLLAVDGKIEGIIAVADKVKDSSKKAISELKDMGLYIYMITGDNERTAKAIANEVGIENVFAEVLPENKAEVVESIRSTGKKVGMVGDGINDAPALVAADIGFAIGTGTDVAIEAADITLMKGDLMDIVTAMKLSKRTMRTIKQNLFWAFFYNSIGIPFAALGFLNPMIAGGAMAFSSVSVVSNSLRLKNFK, from the coding sequence ATGAAAATCAATTTAAATATTTCAGGAATGAGCTGTGCAGCCTGTGCCCAGAGAATAGAAAGGGCTCTTCTCAAAACTGAAGGGATAAATTCAGCGGTGGTTAATTTACTTGGAGAAAAAGCTACAATTGAATATGATGAGGACAAGATAAATCCAATAGAGATTGTAAATATTATAGAAAAAACAGGATATGAAATTAGATTTGAAAAGATGGTTCTTCTTGTAGATGGAATGAGCTGTGCTGCTTGTTCTCAAAGGGTAGAAAAGGCTTTGAACAAAGTAGAAGGCGTCATAAATGCTAATGTAAATTTGACTACAAACAAGGCAACAGTTTTTACTGCATCTAATGACTTAAGAGCAGAAGAACTCATAAAAGCTGTAGAAAAAGCGGGATATCATGCAGAAGTGGAAGTAAAGAGAAATCCTGACAAGGAGAAAGAGATAAGAGAAAAAGAGATAAAAACTTTAAAGACTCTTTTTATTTTTTCAGCTATTTTAAGTATCCCACTATTTTCAGCTATGTTTTTTCATATGGCAGGATTTCATACTATACTTTCCAATGGTTATTTTCAATTGGTTTTAGCTACAATAGTGCAGTTCACAGCTGGACTTAAATTTTACAAAGGAGCTTTTAAGGCTATAAGAGGTGGAGGAGCCAATATGGATGTGCTTGTTGCTATGGGCACTAGTGCAGCCTATTTCTATAGTGTATATAATTTGTTTTCAGGAGTAGAAGAATATTATTTCGAATCTTCAGCTATGATTATTACATTGATACTTCTAGGGAAAACTTTTGAGGCAGTGGCTAAAGGGAAAACTTCTGAAGCCATAAAGAAATTGATGAAATTGCAGCCCAAAGTAGCAAGAGTACTAAAGGATGGAGTAGAAGTAGATATTCCTATGGAAGATGTAAAAGTTGGAGATATTGTTGTAGTAAGACCTGGTGAAAGAATTCCTGTAGATGGAACAATAGTTGAAGGAAGTTCTTCTATAGATGAGTCCATGCTTACAGGAGAAAGTATTCCAGTGGATAAAAGTGTAGGAGATGAAGTTGTAGGTGCTACTATAAATAAATATGGTACTTTTAAATTTGAAGCTAAAAAGGTAGGAAGCGATACAGCTCTTGCTCAAATAATAAAGCTGGTAGAAGATGCCCAAGGCTCTAAAGCTCCAGTTCAAAGACTTGCAGACAAGATTTCAGGTATATTTGTACCAACGGTACTCCTTGTAGCATTGGGAACATTTCTTATATGGTATTTTGTCAAAGGCGATTTCAGTCATGCTCTCATAAGTGCAGTGGCGGTATTAGTTATAGCGTGTCCATGTGCATTGGGATTAGCTACACCTACAGCTATCATGGTGGGAACGGGCAAAGGAGCAGAAAAGGGAATTCTCATAAAAGGTGGAGAATATCTAGAAAGAACTCAAGAACTAGATACAATAGTTTTCGATAAGACTGGTACCTTGACTAAGGGAGAACCAGAGGTTACAGATATAATTTCCTTTGGTGAAAATGAGGAAGATATTCTTAAATTAGCAGCTATTTCTGAGAAAAATTCTGAACACCCTTTAGGTCAAGCAATAGTTAATAGAGCTAAAGAAGAAAAATTAGTATTAAAAGAAGCAGAGAATTTTCTTGCCATACCAGGAAAGGGAATTCATGCAATCATAGAAGGAAAACATGTATATGTAGGAAACAAAAAGCTTATGGAGGAAAGCTCTATAAGTGTAGCTACTCAAGAAAATGAACTTCTAAGACTAGAAGATGAAGGTAAAACTGCAATGCTATTAGCTGTAGATGGGAAAATAGAGGGAATCATAGCTGTGGCGGATAAGGTAAAGGATAGTTCAAAAAAGGCAATTAGTGAGTTAAAGGATATGGGACTATATATATATATGATTACTGGAGACAATGAAAGAACTGCAAAAGCTATAGCAAATGAAGTTGGAATTGAAAATGTATTTGCAGAAGTTCTCCCTGAAAACAAAGCAGAGGTAGTAGAAAGTATAAGAAGTACAGGAAAGAAAGTTGGAATGGTTGGAGATGGTATAAATGATGCTCCAGCTCTTGTAGCAGCTGATATAGGGTTTGCTATAGGAACAGGAACTGATGTGGCCATAGAGGCAGCTGATATAACTCTCATGAAGGGTGATTTAATGGATATAGTTACAGCTATGAAATTGAGTAAAAGGACTATGAGAACTATAAAGCAAAATTTGTTTTGGGCTTTCTTTTACAATTCCATAGGTATTCCTTTTGCAGCTCTAGGATTTTTAAATCCTATGATAGCAGGTGGGGCTATGGCCTTTAGTTCTGTATCTGTAGTTAGCAACTCTTTGAGACTCAAAAATTTTAAATAA
- a CDS encoding metal-sensing transcriptional repressor: protein MNEEKKKAVVLLKTARGQIDGIIKMIEDDRYCVDISTQILSVIGILQKANLNILDQHLKHCVRTAILEGETQGDEKIDEIINIIDKYIK from the coding sequence ATGAATGAAGAAAAGAAAAAGGCCGTGGTACTTCTAAAAACTGCTAGAGGACAGATAGATGGCATAATCAAAATGATAGAAGATGATAGATACTGTGTAGACATTTCCACACAAATACTATCTGTCATAGGTATACTTCAAAAGGCTAATTTAAATATACTAGATCAACATCTTAAGCATTGTGTGAGAACTGCCATACTTGAGGGAGAAACTCAAGGAGACGAAAAAATAGATGAGATTATAAATATAATAGATAAATATATAAAATAA
- the feoB gene encoding ferrous iron transport protein B, translating to MNTIALVGNPNCGKTTIFNALTGANQHVGNWPGVTVEKKEGSLKYNGKEYNIVDLPGTYSLGAYSEDEIVARDFIIKEKPDVVINVVDATNIERNLYLTIQLLEIGAKVVIALNMMDEAKEKNIIVDIKKLSKELGIPVVPTIAAKKKGIDELIEKSIETMKTDIILQNTISYGEEIDIQIEKIKEVIGNSSKFGYPSKWLAIKLLEGDEFVNNLILKNNESNILDMVQESIDSISATSMEPEILIVDKRYEFIGNIIKDSVKKPKLLAETKSDKIDKVLTHKWFGLPIFALIMFGVYKLTFLIGEDILQEWVGAGIEALGGAIETALINANAPEMLIAFISDGLIGGIGAVLEFVPLIMVMYIFIGILEDSGYMARAAYVMDRIMRALGLHGKTFISMLVGAGCNVPGIMATRTLDSKKDRMIAILINPFISCGARLPIYLVFISAFFPKHKALVLFSIYVIGFLIAILMGKIFSKTLFKGESSYFVMELPPYRVPTVKGVLIHMWDKVGSFLKRAGTIIFAVVTALWVLSVLPFGVEPYSDASILGKIGNFIAPIFKPAGFGTWQASVGLFAGIVAKEAVVATLGMVYAGVEEGAKLITAVQGAFTPLSAFSFMIMTLLYTPCAAVIGTIRKETNSRKWALFAAVYTFLVGWIAAVLIYQIGRLFGFS from the coding sequence TTGAATACTATTGCATTAGTTGGAAACCCCAACTGCGGAAAAACAACTATTTTTAATGCTCTTACCGGTGCTAACCAACATGTTGGCAACTGGCCTGGAGTCACTGTAGAAAAAAAAGAGGGTAGTCTTAAGTATAATGGCAAGGAATACAATATCGTAGACCTTCCTGGTACTTATAGCTTAGGTGCTTATTCTGAAGACGAAATTGTAGCAAGGGATTTTATAATAAAAGAAAAACCTGATGTAGTCATAAATGTAGTTGACGCTACCAATATTGAAAGGAATTTATACTTAACTATTCAACTTCTTGAAATAGGCGCAAAAGTAGTCATTGCATTGAATATGATGGATGAAGCAAAAGAAAAAAATATAATTGTTGATATTAAAAAACTTTCTAAAGAACTTGGTATACCTGTAGTACCAACTATAGCGGCAAAAAAGAAAGGTATTGATGAACTAATTGAAAAATCCATAGAAACTATGAAAACAGATATAATTTTACAAAATACTATTAGCTATGGAGAAGAAATTGATATACAAATCGAAAAAATAAAAGAAGTAATAGGTAATTCTTCGAAATTTGGATATCCTTCTAAATGGCTTGCCATTAAGCTATTAGAAGGAGATGAATTTGTAAACAATTTAATTTTAAAAAACAATGAATCCAATATATTAGATATGGTTCAAGAAAGTATAGATTCTATTTCTGCTACTTCTATGGAACCAGAAATTCTTATAGTAGACAAAAGATATGAATTTATAGGAAATATAATCAAAGACTCTGTTAAAAAACCTAAATTGTTAGCAGAAACAAAATCAGATAAAATTGATAAGGTCCTCACTCATAAATGGTTTGGACTTCCTATATTTGCCCTAATAATGTTTGGTGTCTATAAACTTACTTTTTTGATTGGAGAGGATATACTGCAAGAATGGGTAGGTGCCGGAATTGAGGCTTTAGGAGGAGCCATTGAAACCGCTCTTATAAATGCAAATGCGCCTGAAATGCTCATAGCTTTCATATCAGATGGACTAATAGGTGGTATTGGGGCAGTGCTAGAATTTGTTCCTCTAATTATGGTAATGTATATTTTCATTGGAATACTAGAAGATAGTGGATATATGGCAAGGGCTGCTTATGTTATGGATAGAATCATGAGAGCCTTAGGACTACATGGAAAAACTTTTATTTCAATGTTAGTTGGTGCTGGATGTAATGTCCCAGGAATCATGGCTACAAGAACTCTTGATAGCAAAAAAGATAGGATGATTGCAATACTTATAAATCCCTTTATATCTTGTGGAGCTAGACTTCCAATATATTTAGTATTTATATCTGCTTTCTTCCCTAAACACAAGGCACTTGTATTGTTCTCAATATACGTCATAGGTTTCTTGATTGCCATACTTATGGGTAAAATTTTCAGTAAAACACTATTTAAAGGTGAATCTTCTTACTTTGTAATGGAGCTTCCTCCTTATAGAGTTCCAACAGTAAAAGGCGTACTTATACACATGTGGGATAAAGTAGGTTCTTTCTTGAAGAGGGCTGGAACAATAATATTTGCCGTTGTAACTGCCCTTTGGGTGTTGTCTGTATTACCTTTCGGTGTAGAACCTTATAGTGATGCAAGTATACTAGGCAAAATAGGCAATTTTATAGCACCTATATTTAAACCTGCTGGATTTGGAACTTGGCAAGCTTCCGTAGGATTGTTTGCAGGTATAGTTGCAAAAGAAGCTGTAGTAGCTACATTGGGTATGGTATATGCTGGTGTGGAAGAAGGGGCAAAACTCATAACTGCTGTACAAGGAGCTTTTACGCCATTGAGTGCTTTCTCCTTCATGATTATGACTCTTCTATATACACCATGTGCTGCAGTCATTGGTACAATAAGAAAAGAAACCAATTCAAGAAAGTGGGCCCTCTTCGCAGCAGTTTATACTTTTCTAGTAGGATGGATAGCAGCAGTTTTAATTTATCAAATTGGAAGATTGTTTGGATTTAGTTAA
- a CDS encoding heavy-metal-associated domain-containing protein codes for MKKTIMIEGMSCHHCTMAVENALKGLNEVLKVEVSLEEKKAVVEGENLIDDKLRETIEEEGYKVVKIN; via the coding sequence ATGAAAAAAACTATAATGATTGAAGGAATGTCATGTCATCACTGTACAATGGCAGTAGAAAATGCATTGAAAGGATTAAATGAAGTTTTAAAAGTAGAAGTAAGCCTAGAAGAGAAAAAAGCTGTAGTTGAAGGTGAAAATTTGATTGATGACAAACTGAGAGAGACAATAGAAGAAGAAGGCTACAAAGTAGTAAAAATAAACTAA
- a CDS encoding FeoA family protein, whose translation MTNMPLSFFTEGESGIIVGIDGGEKASKRLYEMGFNKGAEIKVVKNDSGPIIVSLSGCKVALGRGIAQKIMISQ comes from the coding sequence ATGACTAATATGCCTTTGAGCTTTTTCACTGAAGGTGAAAGCGGCATTATAGTTGGTATTGACGGAGGAGAAAAAGCCTCTAAAAGACTTTATGAAATGGGATTTAACAAGGGAGCGGAAATAAAAGTAGTTAAAAATGATTCTGGACCAATTATAGTATCTCTTTCAGGATGTAAAGTTGCTCTTGGAAGAGGCATTGCACAAAAGATAATGATAAGCCAGTAG